The following coding sequences are from one Melospiza melodia melodia isolate bMelMel2 unplaced genomic scaffold, bMelMel2.pri scaffold_55, whole genome shotgun sequence window:
- the LOC134413896 gene encoding olfactory receptor 14A16-like gives MSNSSYIRQFLLLALADTRQLQLLHFCLLLGISLAALLGNGLIISTVACGHHLHTPMFFFLLNLALTDLGCICTTVPKAMHNSLWHTRSISYSGCAVQVFFFLFFISAEFYLLTFMCYDRYVSICKPLHYGTLLGSRACAHMAAAAWASAFLTALTHTANTFSLPLCHGNALGQFFCEIPQILKLSCSHSILRELGLIAVSSCLALCYFVFIVFSYVQIFRAVLRIPTEQGRHKAFSTCLPHLAVVYLSVSTGIFSYLKPPLMSTPSLDLTLSVLCSVVPPALNPLIYSLRNQELKAAAWRLMTG, from the coding sequence ATGTCTAACAGCAGCTACATCAGGCAATTCCttttgctggcattggcagacacgcggcagctgcagctcctgcacttctgcctcttgctgggcatctccctggctgccctcctgggcaacggcctcatcatcagcaccgtagcctgcggccaccacctgcacacgcccatgttcttcttcctgctcaacctggccctcactgacctgggctgcatctgcaccactgtccccaaagccatgcacaattctctcTGGCACACCAGaagcatctcctactcaggatgtgctgtacaggtctttttctttctgtttttcatcTCAGCGGAATTTTATCTCCTGACATTCATGTGCTACGACCgatacgtgtccatctgcaaacccctgcactatggaaccctcctgggcagcagagcttgtgcccacatggcagcagctgcctgggccagtgcctttctcactgctctcacgcacacagccaatacattttccttgcccctgtgccatggcaatgccctgggacagttcttctgtgaaatcccacagatccttaAGCTCTCTTGCTCACACTCaatcctcagggaacttgggctcattgcagttagttcctgtttagcactttgctattttgtgttcattgttttctcttatgtgcagatcttcagggctgtgctgaggatccccactgagcagggacggcacaaagccttttccacctgcctccctcacctggctgtggtctacCTGTCcgtcagcactggcatattttccTACCTGAAACCTCCCCTCATGtccaccccatccctggatctgacctTGTCAGTTCTTtgctcggtggtgcctccagccctgaaccccctcatctacagcctgaggaaccaggagctcaaggctgcagcgtggagactgatgactgga